A stretch of Amycolatopsis balhimycina FH 1894 DNA encodes these proteins:
- a CDS encoding M4 family metallopeptidase: protein MTHRGFSTGLAAAAGLAMTLALPVTPASAASQAQPAAPEVAAARAADQAAAGGLDALRRGPAEAFQRVGLTAGGAGLFYGAYQRTYQGLRVVGGDAVVVADGAGRVRGTSSAETAPITVGTQALVDVAKVTATARAQLPTVDSVSTPEKVVLAGTSPKLAYEVVVAGRTATAPSNLHVFVDAATGAVLDKRDDVKTFGSGSRRQDRTGTANLAGAGNSYYAGNVAIDTTQSGSTYTMRDPGRTGISCGREGGSVYSGPDDDWGNGSGTDLETGCVDVLYSVQTEWKMLADWLGRNGINGSGTGYPASVGLSDVNAYWNGSSTHFGHSQDNQRQATSMDVVGHEFGHGVFQFTPGGSGSGNETGGMNESTDDIFGALTEAYANNAKDTPDYEVGEGVNLVGDGPIRYMYDPSKAGDPNCYSSSIPSTEVHAAAGPQNHWFYLLAEGSNPGGGKPASPTCNSSSVTGIGVQKAGQIFYNGLLKKTSSWNHKAARKATLEAALALFPDSCTEFNATKAAWNAISVTAGTGEPVCGGDPDYAVTLSSATGFVRPGGSASVTVNTELTSGTAQSITLSAAGLPADATATFSPATVQAGDSSTLTITTSSTTPEGTGQITITADGTATDHTAQYALTVDSSVCPPVTNSTRLDIPDYPGAAVSSTSTVAGCARNASDTTKVEVHITHTYRGDLVLDLIAPDGTSYRLKGSSSDSADDIDATYTVNASTEAANGDWKLQIKDAAAIDTGYLSSWTLTI from the coding sequence ATGACCCATCGTGGGTTCAGCACGGGCTTGGCGGCTGCCGCCGGGCTCGCCATGACGCTCGCGTTACCGGTGACCCCGGCGAGCGCAGCTTCTCAAGCCCAGCCCGCCGCGCCCGAAGTGGCGGCCGCCCGCGCGGCCGACCAGGCCGCTGCCGGCGGTCTCGACGCCCTGCGCCGTGGCCCCGCCGAAGCGTTCCAGCGCGTCGGCCTGACCGCCGGGGGCGCCGGCCTCTTCTACGGCGCCTACCAGCGGACCTACCAGGGCCTGCGGGTCGTGGGCGGGGACGCGGTCGTCGTCGCCGACGGTGCCGGGCGCGTCCGCGGCACCAGCTCCGCGGAGACCGCGCCGATCACCGTCGGGACGCAGGCACTCGTCGACGTCGCGAAGGTCACCGCCACCGCGCGCGCTCAACTGCCCACTGTGGACAGTGTGAGCACGCCGGAGAAGGTGGTGCTGGCCGGGACGAGCCCGAAGCTGGCCTACGAGGTCGTCGTCGCGGGGCGCACCGCCACGGCGCCGAGCAACCTGCACGTCTTCGTCGACGCCGCGACCGGCGCGGTGCTCGACAAGCGGGACGACGTCAAGACGTTCGGCTCCGGATCCAGGCGCCAGGACCGGACCGGCACGGCGAACCTCGCCGGCGCCGGCAACAGCTACTACGCCGGGAACGTCGCCATCGACACGACGCAGTCCGGCAGCACGTACACGATGCGTGACCCGGGCCGCACCGGCATCAGCTGCGGCCGCGAGGGTGGTTCGGTCTACAGTGGACCGGACGACGACTGGGGCAACGGCTCCGGCACCGACCTCGAAACCGGGTGCGTGGACGTGCTCTACAGCGTCCAGACCGAGTGGAAGATGCTCGCCGACTGGCTGGGCCGCAACGGCATCAACGGCAGCGGCACCGGCTACCCGGCTTCCGTGGGCCTGTCCGACGTCAACGCCTACTGGAACGGCTCGTCGACGCACTTCGGCCACTCGCAGGACAACCAGCGCCAGGCCACCTCGATGGACGTCGTCGGCCACGAGTTCGGGCACGGCGTCTTCCAGTTCACCCCGGGCGGTTCCGGTTCGGGCAACGAGACCGGCGGGATGAACGAATCGACCGACGACATCTTCGGCGCGCTCACCGAGGCGTACGCGAACAACGCCAAGGACACCCCGGACTACGAGGTCGGCGAAGGCGTCAACCTCGTCGGCGACGGCCCGATCCGCTACATGTACGACCCGTCGAAGGCCGGCGACCCGAACTGCTACTCGTCGTCGATCCCGAGCACCGAGGTGCACGCCGCGGCCGGCCCGCAGAACCACTGGTTCTACCTGCTGGCGGAGGGCTCGAACCCGGGTGGCGGCAAGCCGGCCAGCCCGACGTGCAACAGCTCGTCGGTCACCGGCATCGGCGTCCAGAAGGCCGGCCAGATCTTCTACAACGGCCTGCTGAAGAAGACCTCGTCGTGGAACCACAAGGCCGCCCGCAAGGCGACCCTCGAAGCCGCGCTCGCGCTCTTCCCGGACAGCTGCACCGAGTTCAACGCCACCAAGGCCGCGTGGAACGCCATCTCCGTCACCGCCGGCACCGGTGAGCCGGTCTGCGGCGGCGACCCGGACTACGCGGTCACGCTGAGCTCGGCGACCGGATTCGTCCGGCCGGGCGGCTCGGCCAGCGTCACGGTGAACACCGAGCTCACCTCGGGCACGGCCCAGTCGATCACGCTGTCCGCCGCCGGCCTGCCCGCCGACGCCACCGCGACGTTCAGCCCGGCGACCGTCCAGGCGGGCGACAGCTCGACGCTGACCATCACGACGTCGTCGACGACCCCGGAAGGCACCGGCCAGATCACCATCACCGCCGACGGGACCGCCACCGACCACACGGCGCAGTACGCGCTGACCGTCGACAGCTCGGTCTGCCCGCCGGTGACCAACTCGACGCGGCTCGACATCCCGGACTACCCGGGAGCGGCAGTGAGCAGCACCAGCACCGTCGCCGGCTGCGCGCGCAACGCGTCCGACACCACCAAGGTCGAGGTGCACATCACCCACACCTACCGTGGTGACCTGGTCCTCGACCTGATCGCCCCGGACGGAACCTCGTACCGCTTGAAGGGCTCCAGCAGCGACTCCGCCGACGACATCGACGCCACCTACACCGTCAACGCCTCCACCGAAGCCGCCAACGGCGACTGGAAACTCCAGATCAAGGACGCGGCCGCCATCGACACCGGCTACCTCTCCTCCTGGACGCTGACCATCTGA
- a CDS encoding DUF3152 domain-containing protein produces MPNSARRAAAVAVLAVAVCGAVAACGERQPVAAPAAGPIVTAIADATSIPPPPAEREPVIQPTPVEVAITFPQTGSGQWMFTPGSDEVAGTQGRLMRYRIALETDIDGVGPADFARRIRGILGDPRGWTGGGQWRLQQVGPADMADFTIYLATPASRDKLCGGTPDGYTSCRNGSNVVLNVARWANAVPNYGAPIDVYRQYMVTHETGHRLGQGHELCPGPGRPAPVMEQQTLGLHGCVPNPWPFPDGGREYAGPPGEYNDPIPAGDS; encoded by the coding sequence ATGCCGAACAGCGCGAGACGGGCGGCGGCCGTCGCCGTGCTCGCCGTGGCGGTGTGCGGAGCGGTGGCCGCCTGTGGAGAACGACAGCCCGTCGCCGCGCCGGCGGCCGGTCCGATCGTCACCGCTATCGCGGACGCCACCTCGATCCCGCCGCCGCCCGCCGAACGCGAGCCCGTCATACAGCCCACGCCCGTCGAGGTCGCCATCACGTTCCCGCAGACCGGCTCCGGCCAGTGGATGTTCACGCCGGGCAGCGACGAGGTCGCCGGTACGCAGGGCAGGCTCATGCGCTACCGGATCGCGCTGGAGACCGACATCGACGGCGTCGGGCCCGCCGACTTCGCCCGGCGGATCCGCGGGATCCTCGGCGACCCGCGCGGCTGGACCGGCGGCGGCCAGTGGCGGCTGCAGCAGGTCGGGCCGGCCGACATGGCCGACTTCACCATCTACCTGGCCACCCCGGCCAGCCGCGACAAGCTGTGTGGCGGCACCCCGGACGGCTACACGTCTTGCCGCAACGGCAGCAACGTCGTGCTCAACGTCGCCCGCTGGGCCAACGCCGTGCCGAACTACGGCGCCCCGATCGACGTCTACCGCCAGTACATGGTCACCCACGAAACCGGCCACCGGCTGGGCCAGGGCCACGAGCTGTGCCCGGGCCCGGGCCGCCCGGCGCCGGTGATGGAGCAGCAGACGCTCGGGCTGCACGGCTGCGTCCCGAACCCGTGGCCGTTCCCGGACGGCGGCCGCGAGTACGCCGGCCCGCCGGGCGAGTACAACGACCCGATCCCGGCCGGGGACTCCTGA
- the dapD gene encoding 2,3,4,5-tetrahydropyridine-2,6-dicarboxylate N-succinyltransferase: protein MSEQSPNPETTGASGVGLATVTPEGTVLDTWYPHPKLTEGGTPGTERLSVGEATELLGEAAAALLGPDTDRGVEVVAVRTTIGRLADAPADTHDIYLRLHLLSHRLVRPHGQNLDGLFGLLANVVWTNHGPCPVEGFETTRLRLRARGPVTVYSVDKFPRMVDYVMPTGVRIGDADRVRLGAHLASGTTVMHEGFVNFNAGTLGASMVEGRISAGVVVGDGSDVGGGASIMGTLSGGGKETISLGERCLIGANGGVGISLGDDSVVEAGLYVTAGTKVVVEGKVVKARELNGISGAVFRRNSATGAVEVVPRTGIGVELNAALHAND from the coding sequence GTGAGCGAGCAGAGCCCGAACCCCGAAACGACCGGCGCCAGCGGCGTCGGGCTGGCCACCGTCACCCCCGAAGGGACGGTCCTCGACACCTGGTACCCGCACCCCAAGCTGACCGAAGGCGGCACGCCCGGCACCGAGCGGCTCAGCGTCGGCGAGGCCACCGAGCTGCTCGGCGAGGCCGCCGCGGCGCTGCTCGGCCCGGACACCGACCGCGGGGTGGAGGTCGTCGCCGTGCGCACCACGATCGGCAGGCTGGCCGACGCGCCCGCGGACACGCACGACATCTACCTGCGGCTCCACCTGCTCTCGCACCGGCTGGTCCGCCCGCACGGCCAGAACCTCGACGGCCTGTTCGGCCTGCTGGCCAACGTCGTGTGGACCAACCACGGCCCGTGCCCGGTCGAGGGTTTCGAGACGACGCGGCTGCGGCTGCGGGCGCGCGGCCCGGTGACCGTGTACAGCGTCGACAAGTTCCCGCGGATGGTGGACTACGTCATGCCGACGGGCGTCCGGATCGGCGACGCGGACCGCGTGCGGCTCGGCGCGCACCTGGCGTCCGGCACCACCGTGATGCACGAGGGCTTCGTCAACTTCAACGCCGGCACGCTCGGCGCGTCGATGGTCGAGGGCCGGATCTCGGCCGGCGTGGTGGTCGGCGACGGCTCGGACGTCGGCGGCGGCGCGTCGATCATGGGCACGCTGTCGGGCGGCGGCAAGGAGACGATCTCGCTGGGCGAGCGCTGCCTGATCGGCGCGAACGGCGGCGTCGGGATCTCGCTGGGCGACGACTCGGTCGTCGAGGCCGGCCTGTACGTGACGGCGGGGACGAAGGTCGTCGTCGAAGGCAAGGTCGTCAAGGCCCGCGAGCTCAACGGCATCTCGGGCGCGGTCTTCCGCCGCAACTCGGCGACCGGCGCGGTCGAGGTCGTGCCGCGAACCGGCATCGGCGTCGAGCTGAACGCGGCGCTGCACGCCAACGACTGA
- the dapE gene encoding succinyl-diaminopimelate desuccinylase, with the protein MSLDLHADPVDLTAALVDVFSVSGSEAELAALVQEALEKQAPHLEVVRNGDAVLARTNLGRPSRVVLAGHLDTVPENGNFPSRRDDEFLHGLGTVDMKGGDAVFLHLAATLPEPKHDVTFVFYDNEEVEAVKNGLGRIERELPEWLAGDLAIVGEPSNGVIEAGCQGTMRVELRFSGKRAHTARSWMGENAIHALAEPLRRLAEYTPRIVDIDGLTYREGLQATAVGGGVAGNVVPDAAVLTVNHRFAPDRDPAAAERHLREVFDGFELSVVDLSPGALPGLSAPAAAELVAAAGGRAAAKLGWTDVARFAARGMPAVNFGPGDPTLAHTQQENVRIEEIGQVADVLRKFLA; encoded by the coding sequence ATGAGTCTCGACCTGCACGCCGACCCGGTGGACCTGACCGCAGCGCTGGTGGACGTCTTCAGCGTGTCCGGGTCGGAGGCCGAACTCGCGGCGCTCGTGCAGGAGGCGCTCGAGAAGCAGGCGCCGCACCTCGAGGTCGTCCGAAACGGCGACGCCGTCCTCGCGCGGACGAACCTCGGCCGCCCGTCGCGGGTCGTGCTCGCCGGGCACCTCGACACCGTGCCGGAGAACGGCAACTTCCCTTCGCGGCGCGATGACGAGTTCCTGCACGGCCTCGGCACGGTCGACATGAAGGGCGGCGACGCGGTCTTCCTGCACCTCGCGGCGACGCTTCCGGAGCCGAAGCACGACGTCACCTTCGTCTTCTACGACAACGAAGAGGTCGAAGCGGTCAAGAACGGCCTCGGCCGGATCGAGCGCGAGCTGCCGGAGTGGCTGGCCGGGGACCTGGCGATCGTCGGCGAGCCGTCGAACGGCGTGATCGAGGCCGGCTGCCAGGGCACCATGCGCGTCGAGCTGCGGTTTTCCGGCAAGCGCGCGCACACCGCGCGGTCGTGGATGGGCGAGAACGCGATCCACGCGCTCGCCGAGCCGCTGCGGCGGCTGGCGGAGTACACGCCGCGGATCGTCGACATCGACGGCCTGACCTACCGCGAGGGCCTGCAGGCGACGGCGGTCGGCGGCGGGGTGGCGGGCAACGTCGTCCCGGACGCGGCCGTCCTGACGGTCAACCACCGGTTCGCCCCGGACCGCGACCCGGCGGCGGCCGAGCGGCACCTGCGCGAGGTGTTCGACGGATTCGAACTGTCCGTTGTGGACCTTTCGCCGGGTGCGCTGCCGGGCCTGTCCGCGCCGGCGGCGGCGGAGCTGGTGGCGGCGGCGGGCGGCCGCGCGGCGGCGAAGCTGGGGTGGACGGACGTCGCGCGCTTCGCGGCGCGCGGCATGCCGGCGGTGAACTTCGGCCCCGGCGACCCGACGCTGGCGCACACGCAGCAGGAGAACGTCCGGATCGAGGAGATCGGCCAGGTCGCCGACGTCCTCCGCAAGTTCCTGGCCTGA
- a CDS encoding CHAD domain-containing protein codes for MTTGSLPRTPADLGLPELPVEARPADPAVDHVRAKLDREIRALLAHESGTRSGADPEDLHQMRVALRRMRSVLKLSGTLVGDGAEPVRAELGWLGQSLGEVRDYDVLIGHLRELIAGFEVRDQAPGHRLVSRFVAERATAKRRLTRALSSARYSTLLREVSLLTRERDAAAEEAERPHDLIAGLAKPHRKLAKAVRALPADPPDDDLHALRIHGKKLRYAAELAQTSAKKKQAERIKNLLKATKDFQTVLGDHQDAVIAAERMRTVLESANGPVGFVAGRIAEHELGRRAEARAIWRDSWEAVDAAAKALHA; via the coding sequence GTGACCACCGGATCGTTGCCTCGTACTCCCGCTGACCTCGGCCTGCCGGAACTCCCGGTCGAGGCGCGCCCGGCCGATCCCGCGGTCGACCACGTGCGGGCCAAGCTGGACCGGGAGATCCGCGCCCTGCTCGCCCACGAATCCGGCACGCGCTCGGGCGCCGACCCCGAGGACCTGCACCAGATGCGCGTCGCGCTGCGACGGATGCGCAGCGTGCTCAAGCTGTCCGGCACCCTGGTCGGGGACGGCGCCGAGCCGGTGCGCGCGGAGCTGGGCTGGCTCGGCCAATCGCTCGGCGAGGTGCGGGACTACGACGTCCTCATCGGGCACCTGCGCGAGCTCATCGCCGGCTTCGAGGTCCGCGACCAGGCCCCCGGCCACCGTCTCGTGTCCCGGTTCGTCGCCGAACGCGCGACGGCGAAGCGGCGGCTGACCCGGGCGCTGTCCAGTGCCCGCTATTCGACGCTGCTGCGGGAGGTCAGCCTGCTGACCCGGGAGCGCGACGCGGCCGCCGAGGAGGCGGAGCGGCCGCACGACCTGATCGCCGGTCTGGCGAAGCCGCACCGCAAGCTCGCCAAGGCCGTCCGCGCGCTGCCCGCCGACCCGCCGGACGACGACCTGCACGCCCTGCGCATCCACGGCAAGAAGCTCCGCTACGCCGCCGAGCTGGCCCAGACGTCGGCGAAGAAGAAGCAGGCCGAGCGGATCAAGAACCTGCTCAAGGCGACGAAGGACTTCCAGACCGTGCTGGGCGACCACCAGGACGCGGTGATCGCCGCCGAGCGGATGCGCACGGTGCTGGAGTCCGCCAACGGCCCGGTCGGGTTCGTCGCCGGCCGGATCGCCGAGCACGAGCTGGGCCGCCGCGCCGAAGCCCGCGCGATCTGGCGAGACTCCTGGGAGGCGGTCGACGCCGCCGCCAAGGCCCTCCACGCCTGA
- a CDS encoding chitinase, translating into MRTRWLGTLLTALLAVPLFVAAPAQGAVRADTCAVKSRPAGKVLQGYWENWDGAANGVHPGMGWVPITDSRLAQHGYNVVNAAFPVIRSDGTVLWENGMDAGVKVSTPAEMCAAKAAGATILLSIGGAAAGIDLSSSAVADKFVATVVPILKQYNFDGIDIDIETGLTNSGNIKTLSASQANLIRIIDGVLAKMPSNFGLTMAPETAYVTGGSIAYGSIWGAYLPIIKKYADNGRLWWLNMQYYNGSMYGCSGDSYQAGTVQGFTVQTQCLNQGLVVQGTTIRVPYDKQVPGLPAQPGAGGGYMSPSLVSQAWRSVPGLKGLMDWSINWDGSKGWTFGNNVKSLQGR; encoded by the coding sequence ATGAGAACCCGTTGGCTCGGAACCCTTCTGACGGCGTTGCTCGCCGTCCCGCTGTTCGTGGCGGCTCCCGCGCAGGGGGCGGTGCGGGCCGACACGTGCGCGGTGAAGTCGCGGCCCGCCGGGAAGGTCCTCCAGGGATACTGGGAGAACTGGGACGGCGCCGCGAACGGCGTCCACCCCGGGATGGGCTGGGTCCCGATCACCGACAGCCGCCTCGCGCAGCACGGCTACAACGTCGTCAACGCGGCCTTCCCGGTCATCCGCTCCGACGGCACAGTGCTGTGGGAGAACGGGATGGACGCCGGGGTGAAGGTGTCGACGCCCGCCGAGATGTGCGCCGCGAAGGCCGCGGGCGCGACCATCCTGCTGTCCATCGGCGGCGCGGCGGCCGGGATAGACCTGTCTTCGTCGGCGGTGGCCGACAAGTTCGTCGCCACGGTCGTGCCGATCCTCAAGCAGTACAACTTCGACGGGATCGACATCGACATCGAAACCGGGCTGACGAACAGCGGGAACATCAAGACGCTCTCGGCGTCGCAGGCGAACCTGATCCGCATCATCGACGGCGTGCTGGCGAAGATGCCGTCGAACTTCGGGCTCACCATGGCGCCCGAAACCGCGTACGTGACCGGCGGCAGCATCGCCTACGGCTCGATCTGGGGCGCGTACCTGCCGATCATCAAGAAGTACGCGGACAACGGCCGGCTGTGGTGGCTCAACATGCAGTACTACAACGGCTCGATGTACGGCTGCTCCGGCGACTCTTACCAGGCCGGGACCGTGCAGGGCTTCACCGTGCAGACGCAGTGCCTGAACCAGGGCCTGGTCGTGCAGGGCACGACGATCCGCGTCCCCTACGACAAGCAGGTCCCCGGCCTGCCCGCGCAGCCCGGCGCGGGTGGCGGGTACATGTCGCCGAGCCTGGTTTCCCAGGCGTGGCGCTCGGTTCCGGGCCTGAAGGGCCTGATGGACTGGTCGATCAACTGGGACGGCTCGAAGGGCTGGACGTTCGGCAACAACGTGAAATCCCTGCAGGGCCGCTGA
- a CDS encoding FAD-dependent monooxygenase — protein sequence MSTQVLIAGAGPTGLTLAIELARRDVPVRIIDKAETYFAGSRGDGLQPRTMEVFEDLGVLDAVLAQGAAPVPTRVYVGGTLVDERFMFDVLEPTPDTPYPGAWFLGQSQTEGILRDRLAEFGVRVELNTALTGFEQDADGVTATLSTGETVRSAYLVGADGGKSFVRKALGIAFEGTTDESIRMLLGDVRADGLDRGYGHRFGATDNPMQGMMFSPLPGTPHFQFGSPLGDGDLESETALPAVQARLDAVTGGGITLSDLAWSTVWRPNVRLAARFRDGRVFLAGDAAHVHPPTGGQGLNTGIQDGYNLGWKLADGSPELLDSYEIERRTVAARVLGITTGLMQKYVDGDEDADRRGEETQQLDITYRGGPLSPAGTGSLRPGDRAPDAPLVDANGKRVRLFELFRGPHATELVFGDGPTSGYRILPAGSIATGTDLVDEGGHAYAAYDVQPGARVLIRPDGYVWSMS from the coding sequence ATGAGTACACAGGTGCTGATCGCGGGGGCGGGACCGACCGGGCTGACGCTGGCCATCGAGCTGGCGCGCCGGGACGTCCCGGTGCGGATCATCGACAAGGCCGAGACGTACTTCGCCGGCTCACGCGGCGACGGGCTCCAGCCCCGCACGATGGAGGTCTTCGAGGACCTCGGCGTGCTCGACGCGGTACTGGCGCAGGGGGCCGCGCCGGTCCCGACCCGCGTCTACGTCGGCGGGACGCTGGTCGACGAGCGCTTCATGTTCGACGTGCTCGAGCCGACGCCGGACACGCCGTACCCGGGCGCGTGGTTCCTCGGTCAGTCGCAGACCGAGGGCATCCTGCGCGACCGGCTGGCCGAGTTCGGCGTCCGCGTCGAACTGAACACCGCGCTGACCGGGTTCGAGCAGGACGCCGACGGCGTCACGGCGACCCTGAGCACGGGCGAGACCGTGCGGTCGGCGTATCTGGTCGGCGCCGACGGCGGCAAGAGCTTCGTGCGCAAGGCGCTGGGGATCGCCTTCGAAGGCACCACGGACGAGTCGATCCGGATGCTGCTCGGCGACGTCCGGGCCGACGGCCTCGACCGCGGATACGGGCACCGGTTCGGCGCGACGGACAACCCCATGCAGGGCATGATGTTCAGCCCGCTGCCGGGCACCCCGCACTTCCAGTTCGGGTCCCCGCTCGGCGACGGCGACCTCGAGTCCGAGACGGCGTTGCCCGCCGTGCAGGCGCGGCTCGACGCGGTCACCGGCGGCGGCATCACGCTGTCGGACCTGGCCTGGTCGACGGTGTGGCGGCCGAACGTGCGGCTCGCGGCGCGGTTCCGCGACGGCCGCGTCTTCCTGGCCGGCGACGCGGCGCACGTCCACCCGCCGACCGGGGGCCAGGGGCTGAACACCGGCATCCAGGACGGCTACAACCTGGGCTGGAAACTGGCCGACGGCTCGCCGGAGCTCCTCGACAGCTACGAAATCGAACGGCGGACCGTCGCGGCCCGCGTGCTGGGGATCACGACCGGCCTGATGCAGAAGTACGTCGACGGCGACGAGGACGCGGACCGGCGCGGCGAGGAAACCCAGCAGCTGGACATCACCTACCGCGGCGGCCCGCTGTCGCCGGCCGGCACGGGGTCCCTGCGCCCGGGCGACCGCGCGCCGGACGCGCCGCTGGTGGACGCGAACGGCAAGCGCGTCCGCCTGTTCGAGCTGTTCCGCGGCCCGCACGCCACCGAGCTGGTCTTCGGCGACGGCCCGACGTCCGGCTACCGGATCCTCCCGGCGGGCAGCATCGCGACGGGCACGGACCTGGTCGACGAGGGTGGCCACGCCTACGCGGCTTACGACGTGCAGCCGGGCGCGCGAGTCCTCATCCGCCCGGACGGTTACGTCTGGTCGATGTCCTGA
- a CDS encoding M28 family metallopeptidase, with protein MTWKTRLGAGVTALAAVLGAVTAPAATAAPAVALAAPDISLANIKAHLNQLQSIATSNGGTRSARGGGYAASVSYVENLLKNAGYTTTRQTCTSCLGQSQNLIAEWPQGDANQVIMLGAHLDSVSAGPGINDNGSGSASILEVALTLARTNPAMAKRVRFGWWADEESGLVGSKYYVNNLPSAERTKIKTYLNFDMIGSKNWGYFVYDDVASIKAIFDEYFSSIGIPTEGDSEGDGRSDHASFKSAGIPVGGLATGAGDIKSSAQAQKWGGTAGSPFDNCYHRACDTTANIPDAPLEKNSDAIGYALWKLAVDAPQGNDFSVAVNPASGTVQPGQSLQAAVSTTTTSGSAQSISLSASGLPAGATASFSPATISSGGSSTLTITTSSSTPTGTFGVTVTADGANADHTASFSLGVGSSSCAPVTTSTRLDIPDYPGAAVSSTANVDCARNASGTTKVEVHITHTYRGDLVIDLVAPDGTAYRLKNSSSDSTPNLDTTYTVNASSEAANGSWQLRIRDAGPADTGYLSSWTLTV; from the coding sequence ATGACCTGGAAGACACGACTCGGCGCCGGGGTCACCGCCCTGGCCGCCGTGCTGGGTGCCGTCACCGCGCCGGCGGCCACCGCCGCACCGGCCGTGGCACTCGCCGCGCCGGACATCTCGCTGGCCAACATCAAGGCCCACCTCAACCAGCTGCAGAGCATCGCGACCAGCAACGGCGGGACGCGCTCGGCACGCGGCGGCGGCTACGCGGCCTCGGTGTCCTATGTGGAGAATCTGCTCAAGAACGCCGGGTACACGACGACGCGGCAGACCTGCACCAGCTGTCTCGGGCAGTCGCAGAACCTGATCGCGGAGTGGCCGCAGGGCGACGCGAACCAGGTGATCATGCTCGGCGCGCACCTCGACAGCGTGAGCGCCGGCCCCGGCATCAACGACAACGGCTCGGGCAGCGCGTCGATCCTCGAAGTCGCGCTGACGCTGGCCCGGACGAACCCGGCGATGGCCAAGCGCGTCCGCTTCGGCTGGTGGGCCGACGAGGAGTCCGGCCTGGTCGGTTCGAAGTACTACGTCAACAACCTGCCGAGCGCCGAGCGCACGAAGATCAAGACCTACCTCAACTTCGACATGATCGGCTCCAAGAACTGGGGCTACTTCGTCTACGACGACGTCGCTTCGATCAAGGCGATCTTCGACGAGTACTTCTCCTCGATCGGCATCCCCACCGAAGGCGACAGCGAAGGCGACGGCCGGTCCGACCACGCGTCCTTCAAGAGCGCGGGCATCCCGGTCGGCGGCCTGGCCACCGGCGCCGGCGACATCAAGAGCTCGGCGCAGGCGCAGAAGTGGGGCGGCACCGCGGGTTCGCCGTTCGACAACTGCTACCACCGCGCCTGCGACACGACGGCGAACATCCCGGACGCGCCGCTGGAGAAGAACAGCGACGCCATCGGCTACGCGCTCTGGAAGCTGGCCGTCGACGCGCCGCAGGGCAACGACTTCTCGGTCGCGGTGAACCCGGCCTCGGGGACTGTCCAACCGGGACAGTCGCTCCAGGCCGCGGTGAGCACCACGACGACGTCCGGCTCGGCGCAGTCGATCTCGCTGTCGGCAAGCGGCCTGCCGGCGGGCGCGACGGCGTCGTTCAGCCCGGCGACGATCTCCTCGGGCGGCTCCTCGACGCTGACCATCACGACGTCGTCGAGCACGCCGACCGGCACATTCGGTGTCACGGTGACCGCCGACGGCGCGAACGCCGACCACACGGCGTCGTTCTCGCTCGGTGTCGGCAGTTCGTCGTGCGCCCCGGTGACCACCTCGACGCGGCTGGACATCCCGGACTACCCGGGTGCCGCGGTCAGCAGCACGGCGAACGTCGACTGCGCGCGCAACGCGTCCGGCACCACCAAGGTCGAGGTCCACATCACCCACACCTACCGCGGTGACCTGGTCATCGACCTCGTCGCCCCGGACGGCACGGCGTACCGGCTGAAGAACTCCAGCAGCGACTCGACGCCGAACCTCGACACCACCTACACCGTCAACGCCTCCTCCGAGGCCGCGAACGGCTCCTGGCAGCTCCGCATCCGCGACGCCGGCCCGGCCGACACCGGCTACCTGTCCTCCTGGACGCTCACCGTGTAG